A single genomic interval of Anopheles darlingi chromosome X, idAnoDarlMG_H_01, whole genome shotgun sequence harbors:
- the LOC125953950 gene encoding proton-coupled amino acid transporter-like protein pathetic, with product MTLTSVLKDDDGPLSSSCCFATLRGLCPRGGATETPAMADRSAPPKPVPRAEVHHPDGAKPPLAVPNDGRYHIHHHHLRERPEHDYTLDVITVQGVQPHHKTSYLETLMHLFKGNIGTGCYAMGDAFRNGGLLLATTLTLFLGFVCVHCQHVLLNCANLMQQRIREEQQGLSAGAGMKVALPSDGGGQPLDFADTVGYCFQYGPPRFRRWATTMRHTVNVFICVTQLGFCCIYFVFISSNYKQIGDRYGLELSAHHYMALLLVPIILTSIITQLKFLSYCSMIANVFMTFGIGITFYYALKDLPSMADELATRGLIGEPERIPLFFGTAIFAFEGIALVLPLQNEMRRPVDFGRTFGVLNVGMVFIVTLFTVFGFVGYLRWGDEVQGSMTLNLPDNELLAEGVKMMIATGVLLGFALQFFVAIMILWPMVESRSAIARQYPVSCEMIFRILLVLMTFLIAKFVPSLGLFISLIGAFCSTALALIFPPIIELIVGYSAPNERPSGWLLAKNICILLLAVLGFVTGTYESVSKIIEAF from the exons ATGACACTGACCAGCGTGCTgaaggacgacgatggtccGCTGagcagctcctgctgcttcgcGACACTTCGTGGCCTATGTCCGCGAGGTGGCGCGACCGAGACACCGGCGATGGCGGACAGGAGCGCGCCCCCGAAACCGGTGCCGAGGGCCGAGGTGCACCACCCGGACGGAGCGAAACCTCCGCTAGCGGTACCGAACGATGGCCGCTACCacatccatcaccatcatctgcgCGAACGGCCGGAGCACGACTACACGCTGGACGTGATCACGGTGCAAGGTGTACAGCCGCACCATAAGACGAGCTACCTCGAGACGCTGATGCACCTGTTCAAGGGTAACATCGGTACCGGGTGTTACGCGATGGGCGATGCCTTCCGGAACGGTGGGCTACTGCTGGCCACCACACTGACGCTCTTCCTCGGTTTCGTCTGCGTGCACTGTCAGCACGTGCTGCTGAACTGTGCCAACCTGATGCAGCAGAGGATacgcgaggagcagcagggtCTGAGCGCCGGTGCAGGCATGAAGGTGGCCCTCCCCTCTGACGGGGGCGGTCAACCGCTCGACTTTGCCGATACCGTCGGGTACTGCTTCCAGTACGGTCCGCCACGGTTCCGACGGTGGGCCACAACGATGCGCCACACGGTCAACGTGTTCATCTGCGTGACACAGCTCGGTTTCTGCTGCATCTACTTCGTCTTCATCAGCTCGAACTACAAGCAGATCGGTGACCGGTACGGGCTCGAGCTAAGCGCCCACCACTACATggccctgctgctggtacccATCATACTGACCTCCATCATCACGCAGCTCaagttcctctcgtactgctcGATGATAGCGAACGTGTTTATGAcgttcggcatcggcatcacgTTCTACTACGCGCTCAAGGATCTACCCTCGATGGCCGACGAGCTGGCTACTCGGGGTCTGATTGGTGAGCCGGAGCGCATACCCCTCTTCTTCGGGACCGCCATCTTCGCGTTCGAAGGTAtcgcgctggtgctgccgctgcagaaCGAGATGCGGCGGCCGGTTGACTTCGGTCGGACCTTCGGTGTGCTGAACGTCGGTATGGTCTTTATCGTCACGCTGTTCACCGTGTTCGGTTTCGTCGGGTACCTGCGCTGGGGTGACGAGGTGCAGGGCAGCATGACGCTCAACCTACCGGATAACGAACT GCTAGCAGAAggggtgaagatgatgatcgccACCGGCGTACTGCTCGGTTTCGCGCTCCAGTTCTTCGTCGCCATCATGATCCTGTGGCCGATGGTGGAGAGCCGGTCCGCCATCGCCCGACAGTATCCCGTCAGTTGCGAGATGATCTTCCGCATCCTGCTGGTGCTAATGACCT tccTGATTGCCAAATTTGTGCCCAGCCTGGGGCTCTTCATCTCGCTCATCGGGGCATTCTGCTCGACCGCTTTGGCCCTCATATTTCCGCCCATCATCGAGCTGATAGTGGGCTACTCGGCCCCTAACGAGCGTCCGagcggctggctgctggccaagAATATCtgcattctgctgctggccgtgctCGGGTTCGTCACCGGTACCTACGAGAGCGTCAGCAAGATTATTGAAGCATTCTAG
- the LOC125951549 gene encoding protein peste-like, producing the protein MLRRCCRWYMVVGFGLAVATTGLIFLLGWRDMFNTLVMEEKSLAPGTPYYKEWRRPAVRPVWRIQLYNWTNAAAQLAGDPAHTEPHFQPVGPFVYEEHTEPVDVKVYAANGTIAYRRRTIFRLMDDTNASQQRNVTTINLALLAVASVARTLSSATQRELSFLLHSLDQTLTMTRPAGELLFTGYREPLVAAVRQHICDERPGAAVLCQEATDRMALFHTFNLTRRPAHQQYQLSTGLHDHGSYGLVKGPGRWQQSGGCGPDADPFSGYTGDLFPSRTLDRTQPLVIVLPDLCMRVRLLYDGEITVDGIVGARYVAETVPNADVCPMEPNRTVRPVTAVGGMLNTYPCAGLPLYSVAAASSGIFLVVETVTGIVLESTIALRYEAMLEPSSLLALLQDVPSMRVPVVEFRRHYRLHPVQAGRLRHLLRLLDTGHRAALAGTGLGLFIAATALAYALVAHRRAQRRGRHGDGPGALHKHPSAAANSEYRVVGTHLGSADTTSY; encoded by the exons ATGCTGCGGCGTTGCTGTCGCTGGTACATGGTGGTCGGATTTGGGCTAGCCGTAGCCACCACCGGGTTGATCTTTCTGCTCGGCTGGCGCGATATGTTCAACACGCTCGTGATGGAG GAGAAGTCCCTGGCGCCCGGGACGCCGTACTACAAGGAGTGGCGCCGACCGGCGGTCCGGCCTGTTTGGCGCATCCAGCTGTACAACTGGACGAACGCGGCGGCACAGCTCGCCGGTGATCCAGCGCACACGGAACCACACTTTCAACCGGTCGGACCGTTCGTCTATGAAG AACACACGGAACCGGTCGATGTGAAGGTGTACGCGGCCAACGGCACGATCGCCTACCGTCGGCGTACCATTTTCCGGCTCATGGACGATACCAATGCATCCCAGCAGCGCAACGTAACCACCATTAACCTGGCCCTGCTTGCGGTAGCGTCGGTGGCGCGCACGCTTAGCAGCGCTACGCAACGCGAACTCTCCTTTCTGCTGCACAGCCTCGACCAGACGCTCACCATGACACGGCCGGCGGGGGAGCTACTGTTCACTGGGTACCGGGAGCCGCTGGTGGCCGCCGTGCGCCAACACATTTGTGATGAACGGCCGGGTGCGGCCGTCCTCTGTCAAGAGGCCACCGATCGGATGGCCCTCTTCCACACCTTCAACCTGACGCGTCGACCGGCccaccagcagtaccagctCAGCACCGGGCTCCACGATCACGGGTCGTACGGTTTGGTCAAGGGACCCGGTCGGTGGCAGCAGTCCGGTGGTTGCGGCCCAGATGCGGATCCCTTCAGCGGCTACACCGGTGACCTTTTTCCATCACGCACACTAGACCGCACCCAGCCACTGGTGATTGTCCTGCCGGATCTCTGTATGCGTGTGCGGCTGCTGTACGATGGTGAAATCACGGTAGACGGTATCGTGGGAGCTAGGTACGTGGCGGAAACCGTACCCAATGCCGATGTCTGCCCgatggaaccgaaccgaacggtacGTCCGGTCACGGCCGTCGGTGGTATGCTCAACACGTATCCTTGCGCTGGTTTGCCACTGTACAGTGTAGCCGCCGCTTCCTCCGGCATCTTTCTGGTGGTCGAAACAGTGACGGGCATCGTGCTGGAGTCGACGATCGCCCTACGGTACGAGGCGATGCTCGAACCGAGCAGCCTGCTCGCCCTGCTCCAGGATGTACCGAGCATGCGTGTCCCGGTCGTCGAGTTCCGGCGCCACTATCGGCTACACCCGGTGCAAGCCGGCCGGTTGCGGCACCTGTTGCGGCTGCTCGATACAGGGCACCGGGCCGCACTCGCCGGTACCGGGCTCGGATTGTTTATAGCCGCCACCGCCCTGGCGTACGCTCTGGTTGCGCACCGGAGGGCGCAAAGGCGAGGCCGGCATGGTGACGGTCCCGGTGCGCTCCACAAGCATCCATCCGCAGCAGCCAACAGCGAGTATCGCGTGGTCGGCACACACCTAGGCAGCGCCGACACTACTAGCTACTGA